In the genome of Variibacter gotjawalensis, one region contains:
- a CDS encoding toll/interleukin-1 receptor domain-containing protein, whose amino-acid sequence MAKIVISYRRADSEALTGRIRDRLVGHYGDQSIFMDIDSIPFGIDFRDYIKEALAETDVVLAIMGPRWIGASATGGPSRISEDTDPVRIEVETALARKIPVIPVLVDNAIMPQPSELPETLRNLAYRNAAVVDSGRDFHLHMDRLVRAMDKIVPGAPDTGGEVAVPPRRTEMYAQNLTQPPRSQPLTQTTAAAAAPGGRNWFKYVAIGLGVIVAGFVGLVVIGIFAPDTKKGGGTTTTTVTSPGGSVVSSTSSPPAPQPAPTPAPTPAPQPSVQPTPPPAPQPPPQRQTSSAPPATCGTATVYAFRDNFSPLNPGWDDPSASRYVENGQMVFNFKDPGLLTWLYRPMRFKAASVCATVRAPPQATKLDGVASGGVAFWATDYQNYYLAQVYIDGTYQVYRRLSGEWIPVVPRTKSEHLRTGLDSVNELQVTFKESNGTFFANGQKLVDFRGQPPKDGGAVGLHGESESDRGNQWRFTSIAVVEDEPLAQRPVSSKAQRAATAKLECKQSSDTAFADDFKRPDGGWGDLATTAFYDGGNLVIKPQENRTRTLLYSALRYVNATACVNLRWPSEPVQAEEIASGGIAFWGQNNKNFYEASLFRDGTFDIYRLIDDEWVTVVKRTKSAVIKTGANDINQLKVGMSNGIATLYINDTKVTEIPGQPPRAGGAIGLFGQSDKERPIGWRFVDAAVVD is encoded by the coding sequence ATGGCGAAAATCGTCATCTCTTACCGGCGTGCCGACTCGGAAGCGCTGACAGGTCGAATCCGTGACCGTCTGGTTGGCCATTATGGCGACCAGTCGATCTTCATGGATATCGACAGCATCCCGTTCGGCATCGATTTCCGCGACTACATCAAGGAAGCGCTCGCCGAGACCGACGTCGTGCTCGCCATCATGGGGCCGCGCTGGATCGGCGCATCGGCGACGGGCGGGCCATCGCGCATCAGCGAGGACACCGATCCGGTTCGCATCGAGGTCGAGACTGCGCTCGCCCGCAAGATCCCGGTTATCCCGGTTCTCGTTGACAACGCGATCATGCCGCAGCCCTCCGAGCTTCCGGAGACATTGCGCAATCTTGCGTATCGCAATGCGGCAGTGGTCGACAGCGGACGCGATTTCCATCTGCACATGGATCGTCTCGTGCGCGCGATGGACAAGATCGTGCCCGGCGCGCCGGACACCGGTGGCGAGGTCGCCGTACCGCCGCGCCGCACCGAGATGTACGCGCAGAACCTGACGCAGCCGCCGCGCAGTCAGCCGCTCACGCAGACGACGGCGGCAGCCGCCGCGCCTGGGGGCCGCAACTGGTTCAAATATGTTGCGATCGGTCTCGGTGTGATCGTCGCCGGTTTCGTCGGGCTGGTGGTTATCGGCATCTTTGCGCCCGACACGAAAAAGGGCGGTGGTACGACGACAACGACGGTCACCAGCCCCGGCGGATCGGTGGTGTCGTCGACGTCATCTCCGCCGGCTCCGCAACCAGCGCCGACGCCTGCGCCAACACCCGCGCCGCAACCGAGCGTGCAGCCGACGCCACCACCGGCGCCGCAGCCGCCGCCGCAGCGACAGACTTCGTCCGCGCCGCCCGCAACGTGCGGCACCGCGACCGTGTATGCGTTCCGCGACAATTTCTCGCCGCTCAATCCAGGCTGGGACGATCCGTCCGCGTCTCGCTACGTCGAGAACGGGCAGATGGTGTTCAACTTCAAGGATCCGGGTCTACTGACTTGGCTGTATCGTCCGATGCGCTTCAAGGCAGCGTCGGTCTGCGCGACCGTGCGTGCTCCGCCGCAGGCGACGAAGCTAGACGGTGTCGCGAGCGGCGGCGTCGCGTTCTGGGCGACCGACTATCAGAATTACTATCTGGCGCAGGTTTACATCGACGGCACCTATCAGGTGTATCGCCGTTTGAGCGGCGAATGGATCCCGGTCGTCCCGCGCACGAAGTCTGAGCATTTGCGCACGGGCCTCGACTCGGTCAACGAGCTGCAGGTCACGTTTAAGGAGAGCAACGGAACGTTCTTCGCGAATGGTCAGAAGCTTGTTGACTTCCGCGGCCAGCCGCCGAAAGACGGCGGCGCTGTCGGATTGCATGGCGAATCGGAATCCGATCGCGGAAATCAGTGGCGCTTCACCAGCATCGCGGTCGTCGAGGATGAGCCGCTGGCGCAGCGGCCGGTGTCGTCGAAGGCGCAACGCGCGGCGACGGCAAAGCTTGAATGCAAGCAGAGCAGCGACACGGCTTTCGCGGACGACTTCAAGCGGCCGGACGGCGGCTGGGGCGATCTTGCGACCACGGCGTTTTACGACGGCGGCAATCTCGTCATTAAGCCGCAGGAGAACCGTACGCGCACGCTGCTCTACTCGGCGCTGCGTTACGTCAACGCGACAGCGTGCGTGAATCTGCGTTGGCCGAGCGAGCCGGTTCAAGCGGAGGAAATCGCGTCGGGCGGCATCGCGTTCTGGGGGCAGAACAACAAGAACTTCTACGAGGCGAGCCTCTTCCGCGACGGCACATTCGATATCTATCGTCTGATCGACGACGAGTGGGTCACGGTGGTGAAGCGCACGAAGTCGGCGGTCATCAAAACCGGCGCGAACGACATCAACCAGTTGAAAGTCGGCATGTCGAACGGCATCGCGACGCTCTACATCAACGACACGAAGGTCACGGAAATTCCGGGGCAGCCGCCACGCGCCGGCGGTGCGATCGGGCTGTTCGGTCAGTCCGACAAGGAGCGCCCGATCGGCTGGCGCTTCGTCGACGCCGCGGTGGTGGATTAG
- a CDS encoding NAD(P)-dependent oxidoreductase: MAKVAFLGLGVMGYPMARHLKEKGGHDVTVYNRTFAKAEKWAKEYGGKAAKTPKEAATGQDFVMMCVGNDNDVRSVTLGDDGAFAGMTKGKIFVDHTTASAEVARELYAEAKKSGFDFVDAPVSGGQAGAENGVLTVMCGGDAGPFGEAEKVIASYARMCKLLGASGSGQLAKMVNQICIAGLVQGLSEGIHFATKAGLDIEALVATISKGAAQSWQMENRYKAMIENKFEFGFAVDWMRKDLSICLAESRRNGANLPVTALVDQFYAEVQKMGGGRWDTASLFARLSR, translated from the coding sequence ATGGCGAAAGTTGCATTTCTTGGTTTGGGCGTGATGGGTTACCCGATGGCGCGGCACCTGAAGGAAAAGGGTGGCCACGACGTCACGGTCTACAATCGCACCTTCGCGAAAGCCGAAAAGTGGGCCAAGGAATACGGCGGCAAAGCCGCCAAGACCCCGAAAGAGGCAGCCACCGGCCAAGACTTTGTCATGATGTGCGTCGGCAATGACAACGACGTGCGCTCGGTCACGCTCGGTGACGACGGCGCTTTCGCCGGCATGACCAAGGGCAAGATCTTCGTCGACCACACGACGGCGTCCGCCGAGGTCGCGCGCGAGCTTTATGCAGAAGCCAAAAAGAGTGGCTTCGATTTCGTCGATGCTCCGGTGTCGGGCGGCCAAGCCGGCGCCGAGAATGGCGTGCTCACCGTGATGTGCGGCGGCGACGCCGGTCCGTTCGGTGAAGCCGAGAAGGTCATCGCCTCGTATGCGCGCATGTGCAAGCTGCTCGGCGCTTCGGGCTCGGGCCAGCTCGCCAAGATGGTGAACCAGATCTGCATCGCGGGTCTGGTGCAGGGCCTTTCGGAAGGCATCCATTTCGCGACGAAAGCCGGTCTCGATATTGAAGCGCTCGTCGCGACGATCTCAAAGGGCGCTGCGCAGTCCTGGCAGATGGAAAATCGCTACAAGGCGATGATCGAGAACAAGTTCGAGTTCGGCTTTGCGGTCGATTGGATGCGCAAGGATCTCTCGATCTGCCTCGCCGAATCCCGCCGCAACGGCGCGAACCTTCCGGTCACCGCGCTCGTCGATCAGTTCTACGCCGAAGTGCAGAAGATGGGCGGCGGCCGCTGGGATACGGCGAGCTTGTTCGCGCGACTGTCGCGCTGA